The Ostrinia nubilalis chromosome 17, ilOstNubi1.1, whole genome shotgun sequence genome contains a region encoding:
- the LOC135080001 gene encoding heterogeneous nuclear ribonucleoprotein K isoform X1 translates to MKRDAYGDDGPSQKRQRQTDDEVTFLIPSKVAGSIIGKGGSNISKLRNQYNASITVPDCPGPERVLSITAPDVDTILEIVKEILPSLADGGPKGGSNEDLDVRLLIHQSRAGCVIGKAGAKIKELREQTGARLKIFSNPAPQSTERVVQLVGRAECVAAGVREVLALIQQVPIKGAVQNYDPHNYDDFYAEEYGGFGGGQGTGGGGASRPGPRGGAPPRGGPGRGPPPMGPGRGGPRGPPMARGPPGGPRASFNDFGGPGPRGGFNGPPRGNFSGGNFGSNFGGGGRSGGSGGGNFSNNGGSQQETTTQVTIPIDLAGAIIGQGGSRIRTIRAKSGARIEIAEPLPGSSDRIITITATPPRIQMAQYLLQQSVHESNLNHNRGNF, encoded by the exons ATGAAGCGTGACGCGTACGGTGATGATGGCCCCTCCCAAAAAAGGCAACGGCAAACAGATGACGAAGTCACCTTCCTTATTCCCAGCAAG GTGGCTGGTTCAATCATCGGGAAAGGAGGCAGCAATATTTCTAAACTAAGAAATCAG TACAATGCCTCTATAACAGTCCCAGATTGCCCCGGCCCCGAACG GGTTCTCTCAATAACAGCACCAGACGTAGACACTATTTTAGAGATTGTCAAAGAAATTTTACCGAGTTTGGCTGAT GGAGGACCGAAGGGAGGAAGCAATGAAGACCTGGACGTTCGTCTACTCATTCACCAGAGCCGAGCTGGCTGCGTCATCGGCAAGGCTGGCGCGAAGATCAAGGAGTTGAGAGAG CAAACCGGCGCTCGCCTGAAGATCTTCTCGAACCCGGCGCCGCAGAGCACGGAGCGCGTGGTGCAGCTCGTGGGCCGCGCCGAGTGCGTCGCGGCCGGCGTGCGCGAGGTGCTGGCGCTTATCCAACAG GTTCCCATCAAGGGAGCGGTACAGAACTACGACCCGCACAACTACGATGACTTCTACGCCGAAGAGTACGGCGGCTTCGGGGGCGGCCAGGGaacgggcggcggcggcgccagcCGGCCCGGGCCCCGGGGGGGCGCCCCGCCGCGCGGGGGGCCAGGCCGCGGGCCCCCTCCCATGGGCCCCGGCCGCGGTGGCCCCCGAGGCCCTCCCATGGCCCGCGGGCCCCCCGGCGGACCTCGCGCGAGTTTCAACGACTTTGGCGGTCCTGGCCCCCGCGGCGGTTTTAACGGCCCTCCGCGAGGAAACTTCAGCGGCGGCAACTTTGGAAGCAACTTTGGCGGTGGCGGTCGCAGCGGAGGCTCTGGCGGCGGCAACTTCAGCAATAACGGCGGCAGCCAGCAAGAGACCACTACGCAAGTCACGATACCTATAGAT CTGGCGGGCGCGATCATCGGGCAGGGCGGGTCGCGCATCCGCACCATCCGCGCCAAAAGCGGCGCGCGCATTGAGATCGCCGAGCCGCTGCCCGGCTCCTCCGACCGCATCATCACCATCACGGCCACGCCGCCGCGCATACAGATGGCCCAGTATCTGCTGCAGCAGAG
- the LOC135080001 gene encoding heterogeneous nuclear ribonucleoprotein K isoform X2, whose protein sequence is MKRDAYGDDGPSQKRQRQTDDEVTFLIPSKVAGSIIGKGGSNISKLRNQYNASITVPDCPGPERVLSITAPDVDTILEIVKEILPSLADGGPKGGSNEDLDVRLLIHQSRAGCVIGKAGAKIKELREQTGARLKIFSNPAPQSTERVVQLVGRAECVAAGVREVLALIQQVPIKGAVQNYDPHNYDDFYAEEYGGFGGGQGTGGGGASRPGPRGGAPPRGGPGRGPPPMGPGRGGPRGPPMARGPPGGPRASFNDFGGPGPRGGFNGPPRGNFSGGNFGSNFGGGGRSGGSGGGNFSNNGGSQQETTTQVTIPIDLAGAIIGQGGSRIRITNHHHHFSQGVHC, encoded by the exons ATGAAGCGTGACGCGTACGGTGATGATGGCCCCTCCCAAAAAAGGCAACGGCAAACAGATGACGAAGTCACCTTCCTTATTCCCAGCAAG GTGGCTGGTTCAATCATCGGGAAAGGAGGCAGCAATATTTCTAAACTAAGAAATCAG TACAATGCCTCTATAACAGTCCCAGATTGCCCCGGCCCCGAACG GGTTCTCTCAATAACAGCACCAGACGTAGACACTATTTTAGAGATTGTCAAAGAAATTTTACCGAGTTTGGCTGAT GGAGGACCGAAGGGAGGAAGCAATGAAGACCTGGACGTTCGTCTACTCATTCACCAGAGCCGAGCTGGCTGCGTCATCGGCAAGGCTGGCGCGAAGATCAAGGAGTTGAGAGAG CAAACCGGCGCTCGCCTGAAGATCTTCTCGAACCCGGCGCCGCAGAGCACGGAGCGCGTGGTGCAGCTCGTGGGCCGCGCCGAGTGCGTCGCGGCCGGCGTGCGCGAGGTGCTGGCGCTTATCCAACAG GTTCCCATCAAGGGAGCGGTACAGAACTACGACCCGCACAACTACGATGACTTCTACGCCGAAGAGTACGGCGGCTTCGGGGGCGGCCAGGGaacgggcggcggcggcgccagcCGGCCCGGGCCCCGGGGGGGCGCCCCGCCGCGCGGGGGGCCAGGCCGCGGGCCCCCTCCCATGGGCCCCGGCCGCGGTGGCCCCCGAGGCCCTCCCATGGCCCGCGGGCCCCCCGGCGGACCTCGCGCGAGTTTCAACGACTTTGGCGGTCCTGGCCCCCGCGGCGGTTTTAACGGCCCTCCGCGAGGAAACTTCAGCGGCGGCAACTTTGGAAGCAACTTTGGCGGTGGCGGTCGCAGCGGAGGCTCTGGCGGCGGCAACTTCAGCAATAACGGCGGCAGCCAGCAAGAGACCACTACGCAAGTCACGATACCTATAGAT CTGGCGGGCGCGATCATCGGGCAGGGCGGGTCGCGCATCCGCATCACaaatcatcaccatcatttcagtcagggcgttcactgctga